A stretch of Plutella xylostella chromosome 10, ilPluXylo3.1, whole genome shotgun sequence DNA encodes these proteins:
- the LOC105380113 gene encoding uncharacterized protein LOC105380113 — MRDDLTDIINTCLKGQLKQLREEINDVKDSISFTNAMFEEFKSDVISAKSTMHQVQKENEDLRATTSILLQRIHQLEQLSRISNLEIQCVPETKGENAVSYVTQLGHIIKCEIRETDISYCSRTAKANPQSTRPRSILVKFQSSRTRDSYLAAASKYNKENPNEKLNTALLGIALEKKSPVYVVEHLTPDTKSLHTAARQKAKELGWKYTWVKNGRVLMRKSDNSDYVLVRDIQMVNNLK; from the coding sequence ATGCGCGATGATCTAACCGACATTATAAATACATGCTTGAAAGGCCAGTTGAAACAGCTACGAGAAGAAATCAACGACGTGAAGGACTCGATCTCGTTCACAAACGCTATGTTTGAAGAGTTCAAATCTGACGTCATATCTGCTAAAAGCACCATGCACCAAGTCCAGAAGGAGAATGAGGACCTGCGCGCCACCACGAGTATCCTGCTTCAGCGTATCCACCAGCTGGAGCAGCTCAGCCGCATCTCCAATCTCGAAATCCAGTGCGTGCCCGAAACAAAAGGAGAGAACGCTGTTAGTTACGTCACTCAACTAGGTCACATAATTAAGTGTGAGATACGTGAAACTGACATCTCGTACTGCTCTCGGACTGCAAAGGCTAACCCACAAAGTACCCGTCCGCGCTCCATACTGGTGAAGTTCCAGAGCTCACGCACCAGGGACTCATATCTAGCGGCTGCTAGCAAATACAACAAAGAGAACCCTAACGAGAAACTGAACACCGCACTCCTTGGAATCGCTCTGGAAAAGAAGTCTCCAGTTTACGTGGTCGAGCACCTGACCCCCGACACCAAGTCACTTCATACTGCAGCCCGCCAGAAGGCCAAGGAGCTGGGTTGGAAGTACACTTGGGTCAAAAATGGACGAGTTTTGATGCGGAAGTCTGACAACTCCGATTACGTGTTGGTACGTGAtattcaaatggtcaataatttaaaataa